From the genome of Pukyongia salina, one region includes:
- a CDS encoding sensor histidine kinase, with protein MIALILLASVLIAIVTIFQYREEAVDYHRERLQRKEANIRENIDYVLRNTTYPVETDKVPLIFKEKIYELKDIHKLEIYLYDLEGGLLKSSKASFFRDTTNTRVPEYVLKELESRSNKTYIEQFTEDGQHYQSSYSIITDQYFKPLAILYLPYIEDDGFINRELKESLSRLGLAYFVMLLIAIALAYFLSKYITRSLNDVSEKITETRLNKRNKKIEVDKRTTEEISTLVKAYNGMIDELESSAAQLAANEREAAWREMAKQVAHEIKNPLTPMRLTVQSFQRNFDPEDPDVHTKLEEYSNTLIQQIDTMSSIASAFSTYAKMPAQQDETLNVVQITKLALDIFNEDYIYFFPEEKELIARFDRTQLIRVVTNLIKNSIQAIEQGEIDEPRIEVKVFAEANNAVITVTDNGVGVSEENIDKVFEPKFTTKTSGMGLGLAMVKKIVETYNGKITFVSKVHESTTFKVTFPRT; from the coding sequence ATGATAGCCCTAATACTGCTGGCATCGGTGTTGATCGCTATAGTGACTATATTTCAGTACAGGGAAGAGGCTGTAGATTATCACAGGGAACGGCTGCAAAGAAAAGAAGCCAATATTAGGGAAAACATCGATTATGTGCTTCGGAATACAACCTACCCGGTTGAAACCGACAAAGTACCTCTAATTTTTAAGGAGAAGATCTACGAACTTAAAGACATTCATAAGCTTGAGATCTACCTTTACGACCTGGAAGGCGGCTTACTGAAATCGTCTAAAGCATCTTTTTTCAGGGACACAACAAACACTCGTGTTCCCGAGTATGTCCTCAAAGAGCTGGAATCGCGTTCCAACAAAACCTATATAGAACAATTTACAGAAGACGGACAGCACTACCAGTCGTCTTATAGCATTATTACCGACCAGTATTTTAAACCCCTGGCCATTTTATACCTGCCTTATATAGAGGATGATGGCTTTATTAACAGAGAACTGAAGGAAAGCCTTTCCAGATTAGGCCTTGCGTACTTCGTTATGCTCCTTATTGCTATCGCCCTGGCGTATTTCCTCTCAAAATATATCACACGTTCCCTCAATGATGTGAGTGAAAAGATAACCGAAACACGGCTTAATAAGCGAAATAAAAAGATCGAGGTGGACAAGAGAACCACCGAAGAGATCTCCACTCTTGTAAAGGCGTATAACGGGATGATCGATGAACTGGAAAGCAGTGCTGCGCAACTGGCGGCCAACGAAAGAGAGGCAGCATGGAGAGAAATGGCAAAACAGGTGGCTCATGAGATCAAAAATCCCCTTACGCCTATGCGGTTAACTGTGCAAAGTTTTCAGCGGAATTTCGATCCTGAGGATCCGGATGTGCATACTAAACTTGAAGAATACAGTAATACACTTATACAGCAGATAGATACAATGAGTTCCATAGCGTCTGCCTTCTCTACTTACGCTAAAATGCCGGCTCAACAGGACGAAACCCTCAATGTGGTACAGATCACAAAACTGGCACTGGATATTTTTAACGAAGATTATATCTACTTTTTCCCTGAGGAGAAAGAATTGATCGCCCGTTTCGATCGAACGCAGCTTATACGGGTGGTTACTAATCTCATAAAGAACAGTATTCAGGCTATAGAGCAGGGAGAAATCGATGAGCCTCGAATTGAGGTGAAAGTTTTTGCCGAAGCCAATAATGCGGTCATTACCGTAACCGATAATGGCGTGGGAGTTTCTGAAGAAAACATCGACAAGGTTTTCGAGCCTAAATTTACCACCAAAACCAGTGGCATGGGTCTGGGACTGGCGATGGTGAAGAAGATCGTAGAAACCTACAACGGAAAGATCACCTTCGTTTCTAAAGTACATGAAAGCACCACATTTAAGGTGACATTTCCCAGAACGTAA
- a CDS encoding enoyl-CoA hydratase/isomerase family protein: protein MKYENVLTHSDNGITTITINRPSKLNALNKATIKELHEAFKEADIDKSTRVILVTGSGEKAFVAGADISEFADYSVSQGAELASQGQALLFDFVAHLSTPVIAAINGFALGGGLELAMSAHFRIASENAKMGLPEVSLGVIPGYGGTQRLPQLVGKGRAFEMIMTAGMISAEQALQYGLVNHVTTLEDLMPLTEKIAEKIANNSSVAISAAITAINAGYEDGENGYDEEITQFGKCFGTADFHEGTQAFLEKRKANFPGK, encoded by the coding sequence ATGAAATACGAAAATGTACTTACGCATTCCGATAACGGGATCACCACAATTACTATTAACAGACCTTCTAAATTAAACGCCCTGAACAAAGCCACAATCAAAGAGCTGCATGAGGCGTTTAAAGAAGCGGACATTGATAAGTCCACCAGGGTTATCCTGGTAACCGGAAGCGGCGAAAAGGCCTTCGTTGCCGGCGCCGATATCAGCGAGTTTGCAGATTATTCTGTTTCCCAGGGAGCAGAACTCGCCTCCCAGGGGCAGGCGCTACTATTCGATTTTGTAGCGCATTTATCTACCCCTGTAATTGCCGCTATCAACGGTTTTGCGCTGGGAGGGGGCCTTGAACTGGCCATGTCTGCCCATTTCCGAATTGCCAGCGAGAATGCCAAAATGGGATTACCGGAGGTTTCTTTGGGGGTTATCCCGGGTTATGGAGGGACACAGCGACTTCCACAGCTTGTTGGCAAAGGCCGGGCCTTCGAAATGATCATGACCGCAGGAATGATTAGTGCCGAACAGGCTCTTCAGTACGGGCTGGTAAATCATGTTACTACCCTGGAAGATCTAATGCCCTTAACCGAAAAGATCGCCGAAAAGATCGCAAATAATTCTTCGGTGGCAATTTCAGCAGCCATTACGGCTATCAATGCAGGATACGAAGATGGCGAGAATGGTTATGATGAAGAGATCACCCAGTTTGGTAAATGTTTTGGAACTGCCGATTTCCATGAAGGTACCCAGGCATTTCTTGAAAAAAGAAAGGCAAATTTCCCGGGCAAATAG
- a CDS encoding PA0069 family radical SAM protein codes for MSQPIKGRGAQRKVHNRFFELEHEFRADFLNYCTQEGEEHESNQTRYIEVFPKTFVNKVVSPDVRMEFSANPYQGCEHGCVYCYARNSHEYWGYGAGVDFERNILIKRDAPKLLEQTLQKKSWKGNTIVFSGNTDCYQPVERKLKITRACLEVMLKWKHPTGIITKNSLILRDLDILMEMAKFNTIAVNVSINTLSEKTRRLLEPRTASIKQRLKTVEILSEKGIPVNVMIAPVIPSLNSHEVLPIIKKVSQLGAVSVAHTVVRLNGQIALLFEDWARKTIPHRADRILNQIAQCHGGNLNDSNWGRRMRGEGTIAKQISDSVKLGKKKYLTGRGMPQLDKTHYLQLKDPQMRLF; via the coding sequence ATGTCCCAACCCATTAAAGGCCGTGGCGCTCAGCGTAAGGTTCACAATCGTTTTTTTGAATTAGAGCATGAGTTTCGTGCAGATTTTCTTAATTATTGCACGCAGGAAGGAGAAGAACATGAGTCTAACCAAACACGTTATATAGAGGTCTTCCCAAAAACCTTTGTAAACAAAGTGGTGAGTCCGGATGTTCGGATGGAGTTTTCGGCCAACCCATATCAGGGCTGCGAACACGGTTGTGTGTATTGTTATGCCCGAAATTCGCACGAATACTGGGGTTATGGTGCCGGGGTAGATTTTGAACGAAACATCCTTATAAAGCGTGATGCTCCCAAGTTACTCGAGCAAACGCTTCAGAAAAAATCCTGGAAGGGCAACACCATTGTTTTCTCCGGAAACACAGACTGTTATCAACCTGTAGAACGAAAGCTCAAAATTACCCGGGCCTGCCTTGAGGTCATGTTGAAATGGAAACATCCCACTGGAATTATAACCAAGAACTCTCTTATATTAAGAGATCTTGACATCCTGATGGAAATGGCAAAATTCAATACCATTGCAGTAAATGTTTCAATTAATACACTTAGCGAAAAGACGCGCCGGCTCCTGGAGCCCAGAACTGCCAGCATAAAGCAGCGATTAAAGACCGTTGAAATTCTTTCTGAAAAAGGGATCCCTGTGAATGTAATGATCGCTCCGGTTATACCCTCTCTTAATAGTCATGAAGTGTTACCCATTATTAAAAAAGTATCTCAATTGGGCGCAGTGAGTGTAGCACATACAGTAGTCCGCTTAAACGGACAGATAGCCTTATTATTTGAGGACTGGGCCAGAAAGACCATCCCTCATCGAGCCGACAGAATATTAAACCAGATAGCTCAGTGCCACGGTGGAAACTTAAACGACAGTAATTGGGGCCGCAGGATGAGAGGGGAGGGAACGATCGCGAAACAAATTTCAGATTCGGTAAAGCTGGGCAAGAAAAAATACCTCACAGGCAGAGGGATGCCCCAATTGGATAAGACACACTATCTTCAGCTAAAAGATCCGCAAATGAGACTTTTCTAA
- a CDS encoding TonB-dependent receptor plug domain-containing protein: MKKVLLILIYICVSSVYSQDANLKEETSANNIDNLVYGVVYNEAGPIQGAMVRIKDTFEETRTAANGMYRILASKGDILEIRALGMLIKDTMVQDTRKIHIPLEPDGELLETIRILAKKGEKETVNTAFGEKKKAAVGYSTRNTINREEIRSDQLELWQILQKMPGVVVENPGGPNPLYKLRRTMEITIHGTTYPVLVVNGMLFEQNGQQPYVNVQQIKSIKVLNSLNATVKYGQLAAFGAIVIETDQGPEREYIEQPQLKQLSGNDYNEMISTLAEAREKSPKPEYVAQLEKAKDLDEARRIYLDLLKQTKPKSVSFYLEAGDYFRKWDPKFANEVVSNIAEIAPTNVKALKSLAYTYEAYGKDELATPIYERIVNLAPSEVQPYLDLARNYKQVGNYQLSATLYKQMVANSIPKVDFNEVGVIVFNEFKQLITLHKSKINFQDIPNELLRVGFKKDIRLVVEWNDPLADFELQFITPGKKYYPYLHNLYGDQDRLRQEIEQGFSIKEFDIEDADRGTWMINLKYSGIQDEINPTMLKYTLYRNYGLPTEERIVKIVKLQDLEEKVTLDSFVY, from the coding sequence ATGAAGAAGGTCCTATTAATTTTAATTTATATCTGTGTTAGTAGTGTTTACTCCCAGGATGCGAATCTGAAGGAAGAAACAAGTGCAAATAATATTGATAATCTTGTCTATGGCGTTGTGTATAACGAAGCTGGGCCAATACAAGGTGCGATGGTTAGGATTAAAGACACTTTTGAAGAGACCCGGACTGCGGCAAATGGTATGTACAGGATCCTGGCTTCAAAAGGAGATATTCTAGAGATCAGGGCGCTTGGTATGCTTATAAAGGATACCATGGTGCAGGATACCAGGAAGATCCACATACCCCTGGAACCGGATGGAGAATTACTGGAAACCATTAGAATATTAGCAAAAAAAGGCGAAAAAGAAACGGTTAATACTGCTTTTGGTGAAAAGAAAAAAGCAGCAGTAGGTTATTCTACGAGAAATACCATTAATAGGGAAGAAATACGAAGCGACCAATTGGAACTATGGCAGATCTTACAGAAAATGCCTGGGGTGGTGGTGGAAAATCCGGGAGGGCCTAATCCCTTGTATAAACTTCGACGGACGATGGAGATCACCATCCACGGAACCACCTACCCCGTACTCGTGGTGAATGGGATGTTGTTCGAACAAAACGGACAACAACCTTATGTGAACGTGCAGCAAATTAAAAGTATCAAAGTGCTAAACTCTCTCAATGCTACAGTTAAATATGGCCAGTTAGCTGCCTTTGGGGCTATAGTTATTGAAACAGATCAGGGACCGGAAAGAGAGTATATCGAGCAACCCCAGCTAAAACAGCTAAGTGGGAACGACTATAATGAAATGATAAGCACCCTGGCTGAAGCACGGGAAAAGTCTCCAAAACCCGAATATGTAGCCCAGCTAGAAAAAGCCAAAGATCTCGATGAGGCCAGACGCATTTATTTGGATTTGCTGAAACAGACAAAACCCAAGTCGGTGAGTTTTTATCTGGAAGCCGGCGATTATTTCAGGAAATGGGATCCCAAATTCGCCAATGAAGTTGTATCGAATATAGCCGAAATTGCCCCTACCAATGTAAAAGCCCTGAAGTCCTTAGCCTATACCTACGAGGCCTATGGCAAAGATGAATTGGCAACCCCCATTTACGAACGAATTGTGAATCTGGCCCCTTCCGAAGTTCAGCCTTACCTGGATCTGGCCAGGAATTATAAGCAGGTTGGCAACTATCAATTATCGGCTACTTTATATAAACAAATGGTGGCCAATAGTATTCCCAAAGTAGATTTTAACGAGGTGGGGGTGATCGTTTTTAACGAATTCAAACAACTTATAACCCTGCATAAATCGAAGATAAACTTTCAGGACATTCCCAACGAATTATTGCGGGTAGGATTTAAGAAGGATATACGTCTGGTTGTAGAATGGAACGACCCTCTCGCAGATTTCGAACTGCAGTTTATCACCCCTGGCAAAAAGTACTATCCGTACCTTCATAATCTGTATGGAGATCAGGATCGGTTACGACAGGAAATAGAACAGGGGTTTTCAATAAAGGAGTTCGACATTGAAGATGCCGATCGTGGCACCTGGATGATCAATTTAAAGTATTCGGGTATACAAGATGAAATTAATCCAACCATGTTGAAATACACCTTATACAGAAATTATGGTTTACCCACCGAGGAACGTATCGTTAAGATCGTGAAATTACAGGATCTAGAAGAGAAGGTCACCCTGGATTCTTTTGTGTATTAA
- a CDS encoding carboxypeptidase-like regulatory domain-containing protein: MRIYTLVTFLFVCLSVFSQEEFAIRATIVDANSGKPVEYVNIGFEGKGIGTVSASNGSFFLKLNNTLISLETDLVVSSIGYVTERIPFNEWKDWGEPGKYILLQPETTTLDPVVIVAGKREYERLGSETYSLSELGYWTEKDALGGELASRIRIDNERTRLHDLKFHVIRNEADSIKLRINIYRCENNMPGENILRTNIYHTIRKPKGIEIIPLKQHNIVVDNDIVVGIEMIESYGEELYLSVSATPFGGTAYLRERSQSNWDVRWNFGLAFGLLSSYPITPSNP, encoded by the coding sequence ATGAGAATTTATACCCTTGTCACATTTTTGTTCGTTTGTCTTTCGGTATTCAGCCAGGAGGAGTTCGCCATTCGGGCCACCATTGTCGATGCAAATTCCGGCAAGCCTGTAGAGTATGTTAATATTGGTTTTGAAGGAAAGGGAATAGGCACAGTAAGTGCTTCCAACGGAAGTTTCTTTCTGAAACTAAATAATACTCTTATCTCCTTAGAGACCGACCTGGTTGTCTCTTCCATAGGTTATGTTACAGAACGTATTCCTTTTAACGAATGGAAAGATTGGGGAGAGCCTGGAAAGTATATCTTGCTGCAACCTGAAACCACTACCCTGGATCCGGTAGTGATAGTGGCCGGGAAAAGAGAATATGAACGATTAGGCAGCGAAACATATTCGCTTAGTGAGTTGGGCTACTGGACCGAGAAGGATGCCCTGGGAGGGGAACTTGCCTCGAGGATAAGGATCGATAATGAGAGAACTCGGCTGCACGATCTTAAATTTCATGTGATCCGCAACGAGGCGGACAGTATTAAGTTGCGCATCAATATTTACCGTTGCGAGAATAATATGCCCGGGGAGAATATCTTACGCACCAACATCTATCATACGATCAGGAAACCAAAAGGAATTGAGATTATACCCTTGAAGCAGCACAATATAGTTGTAGATAACGACATTGTGGTGGGGATCGAAATGATCGAATCCTACGGGGAGGAACTTTATCTGTCTGTTTCGGCAACTCCTTTTGGCGGCACAGCCTATCTAAGAGAAAGGAGTCAGTCTAACTGGGATGTACGATGGAATTTCGGACTCGCATTCGGGTTGTTGAGTTCGTACCCTATTACCCCATCCAACCCCTGA
- a CDS encoding lysophospholipid acyltransferase family protein: protein MKPVLKILSYVLSVVFYLVFGLLLLLFDPIQRLCLNVFGYQAHKNSVDYFNWLVVRSLHLLGTRYSIRIPEFLPDNVPVIIASNHQSMWDIPPMIWFLRKLHPKFISKIELGSKIPTISYNLKYGGSVLIDRKNPKQATEQIEKIGKYIQQYKRAVVIFPEGTRSRTGVPKPFKRKGLLTLMEHAPDAWVLPISISNSWKLQQFGMFPMPVGTHLIMKVHPPLQVAGNDPSALIDKVEQLIISEIEIPK from the coding sequence GTGAAACCCGTATTAAAAATTTTAAGCTACGTTCTATCGGTTGTTTTTTACCTGGTCTTTGGGCTTCTACTCCTCCTTTTCGACCCCATTCAGCGGCTCTGCCTGAATGTGTTCGGGTATCAGGCTCATAAGAACAGTGTAGATTATTTTAACTGGCTGGTAGTTAGGTCGCTTCATCTTCTGGGTACCAGGTATTCGATTCGCATCCCCGAGTTTTTACCAGACAATGTGCCAGTGATCATTGCATCAAATCATCAAAGTATGTGGGATATCCCGCCTATGATTTGGTTTCTTCGGAAACTACATCCAAAATTTATTTCGAAGATCGAACTAGGCAGTAAGATCCCAACCATTTCCTACAATCTTAAATATGGAGGTTCCGTACTTATTGATCGGAAAAACCCTAAACAGGCCACCGAACAAATTGAAAAGATAGGAAAGTACATTCAGCAATATAAGAGAGCGGTGGTAATATTTCCCGAGGGTACCCGAAGCAGGACTGGAGTCCCCAAGCCTTTTAAACGTAAGGGGTTACTCACGCTAATGGAGCACGCACCAGATGCATGGGTGTTACCCATTAGTATCAGTAATTCATGGAAATTACAACAGTTTGGGATGTTTCCCATGCCAGTAGGCACTCATCTTATCATGAAAGTGCATCCACCACTGCAGGTTGCCGGAAATGATCCTTCGGCATTGATCGATAAAGTTGAGCAATTGATCATTTCAGAAATAGAGATCCCTAAATAG
- a CDS encoding BrxA/BrxB family bacilliredoxin: protein MYPEELVKPMREDLTSIGFTELKTAGDVEQALAKEGTTLVVVNSVCGCAAANARPGARMSLQNAKTPDHLVTVFAGMETEAVDAARAQMVPFPPSSPSMALFKNGELVHMLERHHIEGRSADIIAENLMGAYNEFC, encoded by the coding sequence ATGTATCCAGAAGAACTAGTAAAACCTATGCGCGAAGACCTAACGAGTATTGGTTTTACCGAACTTAAAACGGCCGGTGATGTAGAGCAGGCTTTAGCAAAAGAAGGAACCACATTGGTTGTGGTAAATTCGGTTTGTGGTTGTGCCGCCGCCAACGCCAGGCCAGGAGCACGTATGTCTTTGCAAAATGCGAAAACACCGGATCACCTGGTAACCGTATTTGCAGGTATGGAAACCGAGGCAGTGGATGCTGCACGTGCACAAATGGTTCCATTTCCTCCTAGTTCGCCCTCTATGGCGTTGTTCAAAAACGGGGAATTAGTACATATGCTGGAGCGTCATCACATTGAAGGGCGTTCGGCAGACATAATAGCCGAAAATCTAATGGGCGCTTATAACGAGTTCTGTTAA
- a CDS encoding TerB family tellurite resistance protein, translating to MYRWIAAILGFALYRLPGAIVGFLLGSFLDNLGGAKRTGGYKQVFQQQRSDRVSPADFELNLLSLASLVIKADGKVSQAELDYVRQYFVQAYGKDRANAIFKVFNEVIKKREISGSRIGNVLRQRMRYESRLQVVHFLFSIANADGFVSNAEVNTIQGISVNLGIQNKDLESIKAMFFKNPDSAYKILEIDRTATIQEIKTAYRHMAKKYHPDKLQHMDEAYRKGAEDKFRKVQEAYEQLQKEKGF from the coding sequence ATGTATCGTTGGATTGCCGCTATTTTAGGATTCGCCCTGTACCGCTTGCCGGGGGCGATTGTTGGATTTCTTTTAGGGAGTTTCCTGGATAATCTCGGCGGTGCGAAAAGGACCGGGGGTTATAAACAGGTATTTCAGCAACAAAGGAGTGATAGGGTGAGTCCGGCCGATTTCGAGCTGAATTTACTCTCTCTGGCGTCGTTGGTTATAAAAGCAGATGGTAAAGTAAGCCAGGCCGAACTGGACTATGTGCGGCAGTATTTTGTACAGGCTTATGGGAAAGATCGGGCCAATGCTATCTTCAAGGTCTTTAATGAAGTTATTAAAAAGCGGGAAATATCCGGTTCCCGAATTGGAAACGTACTTAGACAACGAATGCGCTACGAGTCGCGTCTTCAGGTAGTTCATTTTCTATTCAGTATTGCCAATGCCGATGGTTTTGTATCGAATGCTGAAGTAAATACCATTCAGGGAATATCTGTAAATCTTGGGATTCAGAATAAAGACCTTGAAAGCATCAAGGCAATGTTCTTTAAAAATCCTGATAGCGCTTATAAGATCCTGGAAATAGATCGAACTGCCACCATACAGGAAATTAAAACTGCCTACAGGCATATGGCCAAAAAATATCATCCCGATAAATTACAGCACATGGATGAAGCCTATCGCAAAGGGGCGGAAGACAAGTTTAGAAAGGTTCAGGAGGCTTACGAACAACTTCAGAAGGAAAAAGGATTCTAA
- a CDS encoding metal-dependent transcriptional regulator, which produces MYSLAEENYLKAIYHLEQEVKGEVSTNSIADRMATKPSSVTDMIQKLAEKNLLSYKRYKGAVLTSEGRKIAADVIRKHRLWEVFLVEKLDFHWDEVHEIAEQLEHVHSEKLISRLDQFLGSPDFDPHGDPIPDKHGNIKRTEKKLLSELEKKQRGVCVGVKESSSDFLQYLDKKKITIGTKILVLGKEFFDGSMVIQVGRDQFFISKKIAENLYVQTN; this is translated from the coding sequence ATGTATTCACTTGCGGAAGAGAATTATCTGAAAGCTATCTATCACCTCGAACAGGAAGTAAAGGGCGAGGTAAGCACTAATTCTATTGCAGATCGAATGGCTACCAAGCCCTCATCTGTTACAGACATGATCCAGAAGTTAGCAGAGAAGAACTTGCTGTCCTATAAACGGTATAAGGGGGCAGTGCTTACTTCGGAGGGGAGGAAGATAGCCGCCGATGTAATTAGAAAACACCGGCTTTGGGAGGTTTTTCTTGTTGAAAAGCTGGATTTTCACTGGGATGAGGTCCATGAGATCGCAGAACAACTGGAGCATGTTCATTCGGAGAAGTTAATAAGCAGGCTCGATCAATTTCTGGGAAGTCCGGATTTCGATCCGCATGGCGATCCTATCCCAGATAAACACGGAAATATCAAGAGAACAGAGAAAAAACTACTCTCCGAACTCGAAAAGAAACAGAGAGGAGTTTGTGTGGGTGTAAAGGAATCCAGTAGTGATTTCCTTCAATATCTGGATAAGAAAAAGATCACTATCGGGACGAAGATCCTGGTCCTGGGAAAGGAATTTTTTGATGGCTCCATGGTTATACAGGTAGGCAGGGATCAATTCTTTATTTCAAAAAAAATAGCAGAAAATCTATATGTACAAACGAACTAA
- a CDS encoding transporter, which translates to MYKRTNIKTTRFILMCICFGISFGIMAQEEEIVGTIVTDRPDATEASSTVGKGILQIETGAFYTSFEKDNIKEEVLGFNTTLLRYGLLEHLELRLGWNFEEGRTSVNGMRLEDITSGFSPLLAGAKIDVAEENGFLPEIALIGHIFLPLSASSDYRPETTGVDFRFSLSHTLSERSSLGYNIGAQWGSDSPEAAYIYTLAYGYSITENFGFYAELYGDMPEDSSANHYWDAGFTYLLLKNLQLDATVGSSITEGQDILLSAGVSYRIPK; encoded by the coding sequence ATGTACAAACGAACTAACATAAAAACTACGCGGTTTATACTAATGTGTATTTGCTTCGGAATTTCCTTCGGAATAATGGCCCAGGAGGAAGAGATTGTGGGAACCATAGTAACAGACAGACCAGACGCCACCGAGGCTTCCAGTACCGTTGGTAAAGGGATCCTTCAAATTGAAACAGGAGCATTTTATACTTCTTTTGAAAAGGATAATATCAAGGAGGAAGTCCTGGGTTTTAACACCACATTACTGCGATACGGGTTACTTGAACATCTGGAATTACGGCTGGGCTGGAACTTCGAGGAAGGCAGAACAAGTGTAAATGGCATGAGACTGGAAGATATAACTAGTGGTTTCTCCCCCCTGCTGGCGGGAGCTAAAATAGATGTGGCCGAAGAAAACGGTTTCTTACCCGAGATCGCCCTGATAGGGCATATTTTTCTACCCTTATCTGCCTCGTCAGACTATCGCCCCGAGACCACAGGGGTGGATTTCAGGTTCTCTTTATCACATACTTTGAGCGAAAGATCCAGCCTGGGGTATAATATTGGTGCACAATGGGGATCAGATTCTCCGGAAGCGGCCTATATATACACTCTTGCTTATGGATACAGTATCACGGAAAACTTTGGTTTTTATGCCGAATTATACGGCGATATGCCGGAAGATAGTAGTGCAAATCATTATTGGGATGCCGGCTTTACTTATTTGCTTCTGAAAAATTTACAATTGGATGCAACGGTAGGAAGTAGTATCACGGAAGGACAAGACATATTACTAAGTGCCGGGGTAAGTTACAGGATCCCGAAATAA